The following DNA comes from Harpia harpyja isolate bHarHar1 chromosome 20, bHarHar1 primary haplotype, whole genome shotgun sequence.
GTTTGTTCAGTGCTGCGTTCGTTTGGTCTGCGTTCGGTGAGGCAGGACAGCCTTGGGcaccctgcactgctgggagtgGCCCCTGTGGAAGGACGGTGGCATGTGTGGCCTTGGACGGGGAAGTGCCGCTGCGGAAGCCATGTCCCCGTGCCCCAGGGCAGAGTCCAGCCCTTGCCCGCCTCTGGAGCGGCAGAGCTGGGCACTGGGCTGTGTTGCACCATGTGCTCCGCACACTGGGGTGGGCGTGTGGTGGGGCCCAGCTGTTGGGGAGGGGTGAGCACCGGAGTGGGCACTCACAGCATCTCTCCAGAGCTATTTGAGAGCCCGTTgctggaggtggaagaggaacATCTCCTGCTGGACCCGGGCAACGCACTGAAGTTGTACTGTGATGGCAACCACAGCGGTGCCAGCGTGGTCTGGTACAAGGAGTCCCGGCCGCTCATCCCAGGGGGTCGCATCCATctccggcagagcctgctggAGATCTCTGAGGTTGCCTACGAGGACTCGGGGCTCTACGTGTGCCGGGCGCAGGGGACTGGGGAGATCCTGCGTAACTTCACCATCTCTGTCGTGGGTAGGAGCCCCGGCAGTGCCCAACTCCACCCCAAGGCAGCAAGGCAGCCGCTGcccacccagccctgcaggcaggggTGTGCCTCTCaatccattttcctttgcagACTCGCTGGCATCGGGTGATGACGATGAAGACAGTGATGGGGACGGTCCCCACGGAGACCGAAATGAGGAGCCTGTCTACGTACACAGAGGTCAGTGCCACCCTAGGCAGGAGAGGGCAGCTGGGGCAGTTCCAGGTGCATGGGGCACTGCTGCCTCCCGCTCACAGCACGAGTGGCTGgaagcagctccagcagcctcCGTGCTGCCCCTTGGCCCCCTCCCACTTGCGTCCCGTGACTCCCCAGCTCCTTACTGGACTCACCCTCACCGGATGGACAAGAAACTGTATGCAGTCCCTGCGGGGAACACAGTGAAGTTTCGCTGCCCAGcctcaggcagccccagccccagcattcGCTGGTTCAAGAATGGGCGTGAATTCCGGGGGGAGCACCGCATCGGGGGCATCCGGGTAAGGGCCAGGTCCCCCCACTGCAGCCTTCCCTCCCGGGGTCTGGCCCCCCATCACACCTCGCTGCCTTGCCTCCTCCCTCTGCAGCTCCGGCACCAGCACTGGAGCCTGGTGATGGAGAGCGTGGTGCCCTCCGACCGCGGCAACTACACCTGCCTGGTGGAGAACAGGTTTGGCAGCATCCGCTACAGCTACCTCCTGGACGTGCTGGGTGAGGGCTCCTCAGCGCGGCGCTGGTCCTGGCTCCCCACTCCCCCCTGCGCCTAGCAGAGGGGTCAGGGTCACAGGGAGGGGGACGGAGGAGCCTCTGTTCGTGTCCTCTCTGCTGGTGCAGCCCTCCTGTCCGTTGCACCCAAGGGACGTGGGGATGGAGACCAGGCTGAGGTTGCTTCAGTCTGCTGtagggctggggaagggctctCTGTGGCTTCATGGTGGgtagagagggagggagaaaggagcccCTGCTCTGAGCCAGCGTGTCGGTGACACCGCTCCGCTCTCCTCTGCGCAGAGAGGTCCCCGCACAGGCCCATCCTGCAGGCTGGGCTGCCCGCCAACACCACAGCCCTGGTAGGCAGCGACGTGGAGTTCTTCTGCAAGGTCTACAGCGATGCCCAGCCCCACATCCAGTGGCTGAAGCACATTGAGGTGAACGGCAGCAGCTACGGTCCCGACGGGGTCCCCTATGTGCAAGTGCTCAAGGTAACAAGGGCTGGAAGCACTCAGGTCCCAGATGCCCACCCTCAGGTGGTGACGGGGGAGTGCACAGAGTGCCCCAAGGAGGAGGGATGTTGACCATCCATCCATCTTCCCGGCAGACTGCAGACATCAATAGCTCCGAGGTGGAGGTCCTTTACCTGCGCAATGTCTCCGTGGAGGATGCTGGCGAGTACACCTGCCTGGCAGGGAACTCCATCGGCCTCTCCTACCAGTCTGCCTGGCTCACCGTCCTGCCAGGTAGGGGTGGGGGTCCTGGTGTGGGAGCTGGGACCCCCGGCACGCAGGGACCATGGCTCAGGCCAGCTCATTCACTCCCTCCAGAAGAGGAGCTGGTGCGGGAAGCTGAAGCCCCTGAGGCCAAGTACACAGACATCATCATCTACACCTCGGGTTCGCTGGCTGTGGCTATGGCCGTCATCATCGTGGTGCTGTGCCGGATGCAGACTCAGTCGAGCAAGCAGCCCCTGGAGCCCATGGCAGTCCACAAGCTCTCCAAATTCCCACTTATCCGACAGGTGGGTGCCTTGCTGGAGCCCTGGGGGCACGGGGGGACCTTGGTGACTGACTGGCTCCGCAAGTGCCACTTGCGCCCATCACACCTTACCCTGCTGCCAGCCTtggggctgctgtccccactgcCTCCTGTGGCTCCCTCGCCCCGTTGCTCTGAGTGAGGGTCTCTCTGCAGCACCATTGGGTCTCTGTTTGGCCCTGGAGCACAGGGTGGGATGGCTGAGGTCCCTTGGGCTCTCTCTGCAGTTCTCCCTGGACTCCAGCTCCTCTGGGAAGTCCAGCACATCCCTGATGCGCGTCACCCGTCTCTCCTCCAGCTGTGCCCCGATGCTGGCTGGGGTCATGGAGCTGGACCTGCCCCTCGACTCCAAGTGGGAGTTCCCCCGAGACAAGTATGGTGCCACGCGGGGCAGGTCTGGGACTGggggctgctctccccagctgccctggggaTGGCAGCATGTGGGTGCTGGATGGGGAGGTCTTTGGCCATCACCAGACACCTCAGCAGTGCCATATCCCGGGGTGCTGGGACTCGGTTCGGACCGAAGAGGGGCAGCCACACTGCCTCTGCCCCTCGGGGTCCAGCCGTgcggtggcagggagcagggctgtcccTGTGGTCCCTAACAGTTCTGCACATCCCTgccaggctggtgctgggcaAGCCCCTGGGGGAAGGCTGCTTTGGCCAGGTGGTGCGGGCAGAGGCTTACGGCATTGACAGAGACCGGCCAGATAGAGCTGTCACCGTGGCTGTCAAAATGCTGAAAGGTAACAGCTCCCCTGCCAGCGTCCCAGGCGCAGAGGTGGCATCAGTGCCAGGCTGCAGTGCCACCCCAGCTGGCACGGTGACACGGCCCTTCTTCCTCAGACAACGCCACTGACAAGGACCTGGCTGACCTCATATCTGAGATGGAGATGATGAAGCTCATGGACAAGCACAAGAACATCATCAACCTCCTGGGAGTCTGCACGCAGGACGGTGAGGGGACTGTGCAGGCAGGGCTTGGGCAGGGCATGGGCATGGAGCAGAAGCAGAGGATGGGGGCTGTTGGGGACAGTGGCAGGTAggatgctgggctggggcagggcaggggctgagcaGAGTGGACACCCTTCCCAGGGCCGCTGTACGTGATCGTGGAATTTGCTGCAAAGGGCAACCTGCGTGAGTACCTCCGTGCCCGCCGCCCCCCGATACCCGACTACACTTTTGACATCGCGGCGATGCCCGAGGAGCAGCTTTCTTTCAAGGACCTGGTCTCCTGTGTCTACCAGGTGGCCCGTGGCATGGAGTACCTGGAGTCTAAACGGGTAGGGCTGGCACAGCCTGTGTGGGCTGCCTGTGCTTGGctcagcctggggggggggggcatggtgGTGACTCCCTGTGGAAAGAGAGCCTAGCTCCTTCCCCCGGGCTGTCCAGAACCTCCCAGCCACATCCAGCAAAGCTCAGGGCAGTATCTCCCCAAAAATATGGGGCTTAAAGCCTGACTCACCTCCTGGGTGTCTGTGTCCCCATAGTGCCTGTCACTGCAGCCAGCCCAGTGCGGGGGTGGCTCCACCACCGCAGAGGTGCCGGAGGGTGCGTGGGAGGGGAGCAGCAACTCTGGGTGTGGGGAGGGGACACGCAGAGATGGAGCCACCATCTCACACCCGCTGCGGGTGACGGTCCCCCCGGCAGTGCATCCACCGTGACCTGGCTGCCCGCA
Coding sequences within:
- the FGFR4 gene encoding fibroblast growth factor receptor 4 isoform X1, producing MRPLLQVLVGLLLVAAAQGRAMEPELFESPLLEVEEEHLLLDPGNALKLYCDGNHSGASVVWYKESRPLIPGGRIHLRQSLLEISEVAYEDSGLYVCRAQGTGEILRNFTISVVDSLASGDDDEDSDGDGPHGDRNEEPVYVHRAPYWTHPHRMDKKLYAVPAGNTVKFRCPASGSPSPSIRWFKNGREFRGEHRIGGIRLRHQHWSLVMESVVPSDRGNYTCLVENRFGSIRYSYLLDVLERSPHRPILQAGLPANTTALVGSDVEFFCKVYSDAQPHIQWLKHIEVNGSSYGPDGVPYVQVLKTADINSSEVEVLYLRNVSVEDAGEYTCLAGNSIGLSYQSAWLTVLPEEELVREAEAPEAKYTDIIIYTSGSLAVAMAVIIVVLCRMQTQSSKQPLEPMAVHKLSKFPLIRQFSLDSSSSGKSSTSLMRVTRLSSSCAPMLAGVMELDLPLDSKWEFPRDKLVLGKPLGEGCFGQVVRAEAYGIDRDRPDRAVTVAVKMLKDNATDKDLADLISEMEMMKLMDKHKNIINLLGVCTQDGPLYVIVEFAAKGNLREYLRARRPPIPDYTFDIAAMPEEQLSFKDLVSCVYQVARGMEYLESKRCIHRDLAARNVLVTAESVMKIADFGLARDVHDIDYYKKTSNGRLPVKWMAPEALFDRVYTHQSDVWSFGILMWEIFTLGGSPYPGIPVEELFKLLKEGHRMDRPSNCTHELYMLMRECWHAVPSQRPTFKQLVEGLDKILAAVSEEYLDLSMPFEQYSPSCEDTASSCSSDDSVFTHDPLPLAPRLFSYPSVRT
- the FGFR4 gene encoding fibroblast growth factor receptor 4 isoform X2, producing the protein MRPLLQVLVGLLLVAAAQGRAMEPDSLASGDDDEDSDGDGPHGDRNEEPVYVHRAPYWTHPHRMDKKLYAVPAGNTVKFRCPASGSPSPSIRWFKNGREFRGEHRIGGIRLRHQHWSLVMESVVPSDRGNYTCLVENRFGSIRYSYLLDVLERSPHRPILQAGLPANTTALVGSDVEFFCKVYSDAQPHIQWLKHIEVNGSSYGPDGVPYVQVLKTADINSSEVEVLYLRNVSVEDAGEYTCLAGNSIGLSYQSAWLTVLPEEELVREAEAPEAKYTDIIIYTSGSLAVAMAVIIVVLCRMQTQSSKQPLEPMAVHKLSKFPLIRQFSLDSSSSGKSSTSLMRVTRLSSSCAPMLAGVMELDLPLDSKWEFPRDKLVLGKPLGEGCFGQVVRAEAYGIDRDRPDRAVTVAVKMLKDNATDKDLADLISEMEMMKLMDKHKNIINLLGVCTQDGPLYVIVEFAAKGNLREYLRARRPPIPDYTFDIAAMPEEQLSFKDLVSCVYQVARGMEYLESKRCIHRDLAARNVLVTAESVMKIADFGLARDVHDIDYYKKTSNGRLPVKWMAPEALFDRVYTHQSDVWSFGILMWEIFTLGGSPYPGIPVEELFKLLKEGHRMDRPSNCTHELYMLMRECWHAVPSQRPTFKQLVEGLDKILAAVSEEYLDLSMPFEQYSPSCEDTASSCSSDDSVFTHDPLPLAPRLFSYPSVRT